The sequence GTGGATCCCGAGGCGCTCGGCTGGGCGGTCACCGCCTTCGTCCGGCTGGCCTACCCGTCGGGCGACTACCGGCCGTTCCACGCGCTGGTCGCCGAGCTGCCGGAGATCGTCGAGGCGCACCACGTGACGGGCGCCGACTGCTTCATCATCAAGGTCCACGCCCGCTCCATGCGCGACCTCGAACGCATCACGGGCCGCCTCGCCGCCCTCGGCGGGATCACGACCCACGTCGTGTACTCGAGCCCGGTCCCGGGGCGGCACGTCGGGC is a genomic window of Clavibacter capsici containing:
- a CDS encoding Lrp/AsnC family transcriptional regulator — its product is MPTNPPLTLDATDHAIIAELQGDGRMSVAQLGRAVSLSASATAERVRRLTEGGIITGYSITVDPEALGWAVTAFVRLAYPSGDYRPFHALVAELPEIVEAHHVTGADCFIIKVHARSMRDLERITGRLAALGGITTHVVYSSPVPGRHVGPA